Part of the Vigna unguiculata cultivar IT97K-499-35 chromosome 3, ASM411807v1, whole genome shotgun sequence genome, TTACAAAGTAAACAACTgaataaagagaaaaacacAAAGAAATGCATGCATCTTTTAGAAATAAGCCAAAACACATAGTAACACTcccaaaaataatacaaaaatttataagtatttcatgctaaaaaaatttcacaacaaaattaacagaaaatatcaattttttttataataataaaatattaaaaaatcacatCAACACTCAAATTTTACTGAAACACACAATGCAGAATACCATAAACACAAAATGAATCAATCCAAGGGAGAACCAAAATCGACACAAAAATTCAAGCAGCAACCAAACCAATtataatgcaaaatcaacatATTGCAAAGTAAACAACAGAATAAagcaaaaaatacaaaaatatgcaTGAATCTCTTAAAAATAAGCCAAAAACACATAATAACACTCTCAAAAACAatgcaaaatttataagtattttttatgaaaaagattttaaaataaaattgacagaaaatataacttttttagtaataaaatattaaaaatcacatCAACACTCAAAGTCCACCGAAACGTGCAATGCAAAAACTGCCACTGGCAAAACCAAAATTGACATGAAAATTCAAGTAACAACCAGATCGATTTTAATGTAAAATCAACAAATTACAAAGTAAACAAGTAAATAAAGCGAAAAGCACAAAGAAATGCATGCATCTCTAAGAAATAAGCCAAAAACACATAGTAACACTcccaaaaacaacacaaaattaaaCCATATATACACAAAAAAACCAGCATAGACAGCAAAAATCTGCATAAAAATAAGCACCATAAATGCCGATTAAAAAACAGAAGCAGTGATTAACAAAGTAAACAGCTTACTCCGCCTCGTCTTTGTCCTGGTTGCTCAAGGAACCGTTTTGCTCTgattcaaaagaaaacaaaaaaaaaaaaaagtggattaCAGACGAAACATGTGATTAAATGAAACTATGATTAAAATTGAGAAGCAGTCACACAAATCCAAACGCAGAAATTCAGACGGAAACGGCACGTACCAGCTTGAGCAGTGTGTTGCACTTCATCTTGGGGTTGCTCATGTTGGGGGTTCTGTGCTGGCATTCTGATTTCACTGAAACCAAACCCTATATGAACAAAATGAAAGCTTAAAACTCTTTGAAACTAGCAGTGCTACGAAGACAAACCTGCGAAATGAAGCTGGCAAAGTGAAGAGTTCAACAACGCGTTCACGGATAAAGGGACAGAAGATGGCCAATTTATACACAATGTGACTTGAACAGTGATGTTTGTAAACCTATGAGAAGACGCCACTTGTAATGTCTGGGACAGTTTTTCATGTTGCGTAGTGATGATGATGAAATATAacactattaaaaaaacttatacttcttttaattttgttttaaatttttttaaaaaaaatatttataaattttgttataaaataaattataaaaaattgttatcaattttttcactaaatattttgtataagataatttttataataaattttgtaaaaagtatttgcaaattttataattttgtaaaaaatattatttacgaAAAAAACTacatgttaattaaaattcttaaaagaaaggtaaaataaaaattataatttttttaataaatttgtaagatAAATATTGTGTAATAGGAGAATTTTTAAGATTATGGGATGAACTTGTGATTCGAGGCTTCGAGAAAAACTACAATGGCACTTTCTGTCAACTTGTGAAAATCTGTGGGATGTGAAAAAACTATTTACACGATACACTATTCAAATACCATTAATTAACGTAGACCATGAGTAATGtattaataagttttttttttctcttttatgataataaatattaaatttattgcaacattaaatttaatacatatataaagaaactTGCATAGACCCATAAATAATTAGAGTTTGATATCTTTTCACACATTATTAAAAACTatcaaacatttttattaaaacaaccTCAATCTCATAATAAATTGCATTACTTTTAATAGTAGTATATGTGtaaatttattacaataatCAATGCAgcaataatattatcaaatatatttaataaaatatttattacaacaacaaaatattaattgtttttgacTCGTTACtttacaactttcttttattcattaattgtattgtattgatattttttaaaataaaactatatcgcaacaataatattatcaaatatattcTATGATACATATATACGATGCATGTATCAGATACAACACGTATATGATACAttgatacttttattttttaaaataataggatacgatacaTGATGAATACGTGATTTATGAGTATCGAAAAgtgtataataattattaaaaacataataaatatataacttttatgtgtgaatccaaaataaaactatattaactaaaattgtcaacataaaaaatataaattattgtcatcataaaagtaccaCTACAATAAAACTCTTAacaaataactaattttagtaacaaaaaatatgttagagatcAATTTCCTACttagagactaattattttagtagtcaaaaacttaataaataatgttaatgactaatttagaaaccgattattttagtagtcaaaacttggtagttaatgttagtgaccaatttagaaattaattcataatagaaactattttaattatcaatttagagaccaattatatttttttagaactattttagttcacaataattttagtttttaaattggtcactatatattaattaattattttgtcattaaaatttgtcactattcaaaaattttcttatagtgtacTACGACTTTAACAATTAGATATTTCATTAATAAGTATCgataaaatattctaaaatatcgGATACGGATACGTGTCGGACACGACTACATGACCCAAGTTGTCAGTACATCAcagaataaatttaatatgatatttattacaacaacaaaatattaattgtttttgacTCGTTACtttacaactttcttttattcattaattgcgttgtattgatttttttttaaataaaattataaatttctaaaTATCTGTGTATTTGTTGACTAAATCTCTAATGATACCCATTTTTTATAAGACCATCTGATCGGTTATATTTGCTTGTATAAGAATGAAAAACACGTCAAGTAATAGTTGATCTTAGATTAACAACATCAACGGGAAAAAACTTGGAAGCATAAAAAAATCGATAAAGGGTGAGTTATTAAATTGGATTTTTCTCTAGCAAatatgcatatttttaaaacacgTCTTAAACAATTCCATTCACATAATGAAAAAGtcttaaaacttatttatccttactttattttattgataaattatccgtaaaacaatattataaatatcTCTTATGTTGCGTCgactttgttatttttaatttgggcacttaaactttatttatatatttaacaaactttgttattttattgatatattttaatttatttatatattttgttagcATGTTAATAAGTTAGATCCATGTATTATTGATCAACTTCaaaaccacatttttttttttggtaagaACCCATTTTCTTCTACtgaataaaatatgttattgacTATTTATTCTCTATTCTTATTATAAGAAACTGaaattcagtaaaaaaaaaaaagctttttttttcaaaaaaatcatatggaggaagaaataaagaaaaagaaatgaaatggGCAAAAATAAAATCAGATAAACATATTCTCTTGCCATCAAGAGAATGTGAGTAAAGAAGTTGGCAATATCATTAAACACATTTCATAAATCAACCAAAACTAAAAACCAAAATATGTCGTATATCCTTCAACAAAAGGACACAAAATTTAACTCCATACATAAATGACATACTCCATGACCGTCTATGATAAATGACCCGTTCTAAGTTCTTCTTTGTCTGTTGGAGCATCTTATCCACTTCTTTTATCCTATGACAAAAACAACATCATGTCAGCCTCATtgataaatatgtatattatattaaatttcattcaattattaaacagtatagtttaatttaaaacagATAACGAATTACTTACAGCTGCATTAGTAGTATCACCAAATAGAGTAATCAATTCTGAAGGAATATGtccttctttcatttttatgtaCCCAAGCATAACACTTTTTagtgttttgaaattttcttcaACTATAGCTAGCTTCTCCTTTAAACTACTTACTTCTTCCTTCAGTTTAGGGTTGGCAGCTGaatcaaaatttgagaaactCTCACTTAATTTTGTAGTGGATTGAAACGTAACGTTATGAACACTTCCTAATCCCACAGATTGTACACCTCCAACATCATCATTCTCCTCCTCAATATGAGCATAATCATTGGTTAATATTTCTAAACTGCtcatatttttacttatttcttGTTTTGTCCTTTCCtgtaaattaaaagaaatgtttCATCAATGTGTTTCAAGTTCTTCAACCATACAAAGAAATGATATTTACTTAAATACCTGGTGACTGAGTAGGGTGTTGCTCTGGTGAAGATTTGCAGATGAAGTTATTTCTCTATCCACATCGATTGTAGCAGATTCCTGTGGAATTTGTGTTTCTCCTTCATCTTTTCTTGTCCCGTTTTCTGTCTTCTCATCACTATCATTCAAAGCCTCATTTTCAATGGATACCTGAACTTGATCACCTGCATTATTTTTCAGCTTTCTGCGATCCCTCTTCACATCTTTACCTTTAGACTTCCTCATCCTGTCAAAAGCTACAGCTATTGCCCTTGCCTTCTCTGTTCTATCCGATGCTTCTGTTTCACATGGAACATTCTCCACACTTGAAGCCTCCATCTTCTCACAAAAGATAAAcattttaatcattaatattattacaagCCAATTCCTCAAGTATTAACTGCAAACAATTAGAAAATGTGTGAGTACAGTGGAACCTCTTTATCATGATCCTCAACAAAACCCAATGCCTCCTGAAACAGAAAACCAAGTCCATGAAGTTTGTTATATACAGAAACAGTTTTATCAATCCAAGATGCAACATCTCCACCTTACCTGTTCCTCGTATTTATCAATATCTGGCACAAGAGCAGcaattaatttatcaaaatttggaTCTTCTCTCAATGAGCGTCGACTAGGAACATGCACACGGCAAATAGGGCATTCATTGATACTGTAGTGAAACAAGTTCGAATTTGTTAGAAGAGGTACACCACAACCCAACTAAATCTATGAGATAAATAGCACAGGTTGCAGTACCAACCCTAGGCGCATGGATTTTTCGATGCATTCTTTGCAGAATCGATGAAGGCATTCCGTCACTGTTCTCGTATTTCGGATGATTCCTACAcatataatgaaataaattatcttttactaTATCACTTTATAATTAggaaagcaaataaaaaatgcTTAAGATGATGCATTTGAATCGTCTTTgtcataaaaaattcatccatgcAGACACTAACAAAATCTTTACTGAGATATGCATTAAAAGTTGTCATCTATATATTTACTGAGATagattcattttcaaaacttaacTAAAAATATGTCATCAAGATTATTAGATACAAGCTAAAATTCCaggaaagaaaaacaataattcTGAAGCTATTTCATATATGCTTGAAAAAGTGGCATAtgcaaaagaaacaaaaaattgttaccagagTTGTGAAAATGGGTCGTCTGACCCGATTTGATCCGACCCATCACGAATTGGTCATTTAATAAGTAAACATAACTCGATTCACTTATAAATgagtcaaaaaatttaaaataaaattgacaaaaaatatgattttctttAGTAGTGTATTAatataagaaatttgaaaaaaatttgactttttcatgATGACTGAAACTATATAATAGAACATTTGCAAACCAATGTGTTTGTTTCAAAGAAAAATCCTAGAAGGAAAATTGGTTACACTATTGTTATATGTGGATGACATATTGACAAAGGAGAGAATACATTTAACAATTCACATGTTCAAAATTAGGATAAATagttacatatatattattgaattttacttcatttttgaattataaatgtTAAACCTATGGAATTtataaaatcacataaaagaaagaaaaaaaaacaacaataattacaaataaatacaaagaatgTTGTAAGAATTTTTATGCAATTGCGATTAAATAGGTGTATTATTAACACCATAATTTAGTAATGAAATTGAtttgtttttccaaaattatttatatgagaATTTCATTTACCCAACCCACGTCAGGTGATAAGTGCATTATAATAACGCCAGGCAATTCTCATTCTGGACTAGGCAATAACTATACGTAACACGTAAAATCTTTACTAAaatctaatgaaattttaacGACACATAATAAAGGGAGCTTACGAATGCAGATTTTTGAGTTGATTATCTTTCTATTGCTAACATTAATGATTATCCTACCAAGTAAAAAGCATTAGAACTAATTGTTTTCTTACCTTGCTAAACAAAACTTTCATCAAAGTTATCATATTCATAATTAGAGTAAGTATACCATATTTGtggaacaacaaaattttttggcaaagaataaaaaaaacaggGATGAGTTAAATTACATACCCAGGCAGATAGCACACTTCAATTCCTTGAAATCTGACAAATCTATAGTTATATATCTGTAAATAAACACCCATACAATAACATTAGCAAACAATAATATCTAATCTTCTATTAATGATAAATTCTCAGTCCTTGCCCTAGGAAGAAGAGGCACATGGTAATTTCTTATGGAATACCTAAGTTACTTTTTTGctagaatataatataaaaattcaatgtTCAAGTTCCTGATTTGTCTCTTCATGTTTATGGATCCACCACTGTACATAAATATGAACTCGTGCTAAAGTTAACGAAGCTAATCATCTCAGCAAGAACTCAATCAACCATCCAAAACCAGAAAAGCACAACACAGCGCATGGATCGTTAAATATATGCGACGAAACCATGGCCAAACTCAAATACCACTGAaaggcagaaaaaaaaaatgatggcaAAAAATGAATCACACACTGAGGCAGAATCAAATCAACATGGAAATTCAAGCAGCAGATAGAGCGACCAAAAGGACCACATTAGTCGCGAAGTAACCAATTAATAAAGAGCCTTAGAAAAGCACAAGAGAATGAGAATGGATGCATCACTTGTAAATGAGCAGAAACTACATCAACATTATCGAAATCCGACAATTAAACCATAGAATAGACATGAAACTAATCACACCCGGCAGAAAAATCGATAAGCAAACCAGAAAAGGAAAATCGCAAAGTAAGAAAAGCATATACGGATGAATTAGTTTAACGTACTCGTCCTCGCTCTCGTCCTCGTCTTCGTCTCCCATCGAAGAATCTGATTCTGGAGAAAACAcagaaacaagaaaagaaaatgaagattaCATACAATGAGTCATTACAATTCAGATTAAAATGGAGGAAGCAGTTACGAAAATCCAAAACACAGATATTCAGAGGAAAATTCCATATACCAACTCCTTCTGCGTGTTGCACGTCTTCACGGGGTTGCTCGTGGCCGTTTCGAGGACGACGCTCAGCTGCAGACATTATTTTGTCTCCGACAAAAACCTACGAACGAAATGAAAGCTTAAAACGATTCGCAACTAGCAGTGCCACGATGAGAAACAAGTACTAAGTTGGTGCAGTGAGAGTTTAGTAACGCTTTCACAGACAGAGAAACAGAAAGTGCCAAGGTGCTACGTATGTAAAATGTTTTTCTGTTGATACTAAAACccatttttaaaagtattttagttattaaaaaaattaatttttagattttataagaaaaattgaagatatgaaaatttatagagtgtaaaaataataatacatatacatTATTGTGAGAGTGACTTGTACCTAGATGTTATTGTTGTAGCCAACAAGAACATGCCACATGTAAGATGTCAGAGACATTTACGTATTTTAGATGAATATATTGTGAAAGAcaatatgtttaatttatttcttttaaagttatactgtacatattattttaaatattttggtaCCATTTTTGTTCTTATATAAAAGTCAAATCTACCTTctaattaatgtttaatttaattgttgaaaaagaagtttcaaaataaattaatctttcTTCATTTGacagtgttttatatattttttattcttaaaataaggGTGTTATAACAGTTGTAATATGTATGATGCTGTAATTAAGATATCTTAAACATTCatttaatgtaatatttattatgGTATAATTAAAcagtataatattataaataatataaaaaacgtTTGGACagtcattaaaaataattaataaacattgaattttgaaaaaaattattaattaagatatTAAATGAATTCTGACTTATTAATCAttgatataattttactttaatgtccataagtaatatataacaattgataatttatctgatgaaaaaaaattaaaaaaaattaaataattaaattattttaactttcttCTATCGTTTCTCCTTCTATTTTAAttgtttctcttttgttttaatacggttaaaaagtaaaatataattaaatataaaaaatatttaattaacaaagAAAGCAAcaacgaaaataaaaaaaaaaagtaatcatTCTGTATATCAATtatcaaataacaaaattataaacatctaaaattattttattatttaattttttttctaacttttttttgtttacatcaaataaattatcaattataacttatgaatatttttgtcctctaaataaagtaaatttttatgaataattattgaGGTCAAAATTCATTTATCAAATTCAATTATAGTTGCATAACActtatgaattaatatttttaattagtgaagttaatatgttttaaattttaatataaatataatagaatCATTGATTATTAGTTATACCTTAAATAATGTATTCCGGTTAGCATTAAGGTTGCAAAACTTTGTTTACAATTAAGAGGGCACTTGTTAGCATTATGGGTCCTGCTAACCAATGTTAGCTctaattaagaataattaataacattacaaggAAATTTCTAAATAGTATTCAATTTTTAGtgacaaataattattattatttatagtaatcaatttataaaaccaaaaattattggttattaaaatagtcactattatgaataaaaaaattataattagtccctaaattgatctctaaaattagttatcatggttttggctaccaaagaaaattggtcattaaaaattaattacctaAATTCTGACTATCAAAatgaattagtttataaattaatctataattaattaatgatcaattatgaccttttatttataatagtaactattttattaatcaataatttttaattttgtaaattagtatctaaattggtcactataggaataaactattttttgtttctaaaattgatttttaattgagaattttcttgtagtgtaaacattgaattttgtaaaattttgcacttaagatattaaaatattaattaagatagaaaataaatgaaaaatattatgaattgagataagtatattctttttaagtatttaattcaattgtgtaatatatttattatgtaaaataaataagacaatttcatgttgtattcaCTTTTTCATTACTAATTTACGTTTAATATTGTACCTTGCAGTTTTCAATAATTTGGTTAAAACTAGTAGTTTTCAATAACTTTATATTATAAGTTCTTTTGGCAAAATTATCAATAgccgatatatatatatatatatatatatatatatatatatatatatatatatatatatatatataagtgtaattgataaattttagtgTGATAGAggatattttagtttatataaattttagtttttactgataaattttatcttttctatataatttatttcaattctatttattttacttattctacttattttcatattataacctacaaaatatttctatttaaatttaaaataaagtaataataatatatttataaatagaacaagtatatttaaaataaaataaagataga contains:
- the LOC114178863 gene encoding putative E3 ubiquitin-protein ligase RING1b, with product MSAAERRPRNGHEQPREDVQHAEGVGIWNFPLNICVLDFQSDSSMGDEDEDESEDEYITIDLSDFKELKCAICLGIIRNTRTVTECLHRFCKECIEKSMRLGINECPICRVHVPSRRSLREDPNFDKLIAALVPDIDKYEEQEALGFVEDHDKEMEASSVENVPCETEASDRTEKARAIAVAFDRMRKSKGKDVKRDRRKLKNNAGDQVQVSIENEALNDSDEKTENGTRKDEGETQIPQESATIDVDREITSSANLHQSNTLLSHQERTKQEISKNMSSLEILTNDYAHIEEENDDVGGVQSVGLGSVHNVTFQSTTKLSESFSNFDSAANPKLKEEVSSLKEKLAIVEENFKTLKSVMLGYIKMKEGHIPSELITLFGDTTNAADKRSG